The Longimicrobium sp. genomic interval CGTGTGGTTGACGATCACCCCGGCCTCCAGCCACGGCGACGCCCCGCCTACGCGCGTCACCGCGAAGTTGGAGCGCAGCCCTGCGCGGAACCCGTCGTCGTCGATGTTCACGTCGGCCTCGGGGTCGTCGTCCACGCTCTCGTCGGTGTTGAACGCGAAGTGGTCGTAGCCCCCGTAGAGCTCCACGCCCGGCTTCAGCGCGCCGCGGGCGGTGATGCCCACGGCCCAGCCCGGTGCCGCGCCGTCGCCGAAGTCGCCGACGGGAATTCCCGCGCCCACGCGCGCCTCGAACGACACGGGAAGGGCCGCCTGCGCGCGGGCGGCGGTGGTGGTGCCCGCGCACAGCGCGAGAGCCGGAGCCAGCAATCTCCGGAGCCTGGTCATGGTTTCTGCCTTGTGGGACGGGTGGGGAATGCGCGTGAGGAAATGACTTCGAACGACTTCGGCGGATATGGAGCCAGGCGTTTGGCCGGCGGGCGGGAAGTTGCCGCTCATCAGGCATGATTGCAACGCACGAGACAAAATGCGGGGGATCGGGGAGATTCGATCGTCATTGCGCCGTCCGTTCTCGATCCGGAAACTTCATCTCCCCGCGCGGCGTACCTCTGCTCGTCCTCTTCGATCCTCATCTTCCGAGAGCGCGCATGTCCGAAACGCAGGTCGCGTCATCTCCCGCCCCGGCGACGAAAGACAGGGGCGCCGCGGTTCCCGACCGCCCGCCGGTGGCGTGGGGCGTCATCGGCGCGCTGGCGGCGCTGAAGCTGGCGCTGCACCTGGCGATCAACGTCTTCACCCCATACGGCATCCACCGCGACGAGCTGCTGTACCTGGCCATGGGCCGCCACCTGCGGCTCTGGCGGATGGACTTCCCGCCGCTCATCGCCCTGCTGGCCGAGGGGGAGCGCGCCGCGTTCGGCGACTCGCTCCTCTCCATCCGCCTGGCATCCGCGCTGGCCGGGACGCTGATCGTCATCCTGGCCGCGCTGATCGCGCGCGAGCTGGGCGGCGGGCGGTTCGCGCAGGGCGCGGCGGCGCTGGGGGTGCTCACCGGCGTGCTCTTCCAGCGCAGCGCCAACCTCTTCCAGCCCGTGGTGCTCGACCAGCTCTGGTGGACGCTGGCGGTCTACGCGCTCGTCCGCCTCTGCCGCTCGAAGAACCCGCGCTGGTGGCTGGCGCTGGGGCTGGCGTGCGGAATGGGGCTGCTGACCAAGTTCAGCATCCTCTTCTTCGGCGTGGCGCTCTTCGGGGCGCTGCTGCTGACGAAGCACCGCTGGTGGCTGTTCACCGCGTGGCCGTGGGCGGCGCTCGTGATCGCGCTGGCCGTCGGCAGCCCCGGCGTGGTGGGGCAGGTGCGGCTGGGCTTTCCGGTGATGGGGTCGATGGCGGACCTGCGCCATTCGCAGCTGGCGCACGTGGACTACGCCGGCTTCTTCGCCGGCCAGCTGCTGATGATCGGCCCCGCGATGCTGCTGGCGATCGCGGGCGCGGTCTCGCTGCTGGTGGGCCGCGCGCGGGCGTTCCGGGTCGCCGGATGGGCGTGCGTGCTGGCGGTGGCGCTTCTGGCCGTGCTGCACGGGAAGCCGTACTACGCGGGCCCCGTCTACCCGGCGCTGATCGGCGCGGGCGCGGCGGCGCTGGGCGGGCTCCGGCTGCGCTTCGCCGCGCCGGCGCTGCGCTGGGGTGTGGTGGCGGCGATGGTGGTCGGC includes:
- a CDS encoding outer membrane protein produces the protein MTRLRRLLAPALALCAGTTTAARAQAALPVSFEARVGAGIPVGDFGDGAAPGWAVGITARGALKPGVELYGGYDHFAFNTDESVDDDPEADVNIDDDGFRAGLRSNFAVTRVGGASPWLEAGVIVNHTKLRASSGGASASFDSDWMVGFEGGAGLSFPINSMLALTPGVRYRQHRARFTDNGLDGPGSVTTSYFAVDIGVNFRL
- a CDS encoding ArnT family glycosyltransferase — translated: MSETQVASSPAPATKDRGAAVPDRPPVAWGVIGALAALKLALHLAINVFTPYGIHRDELLYLAMGRHLRLWRMDFPPLIALLAEGERAAFGDSLLSIRLASALAGTLIVILAALIARELGGGRFAQGAAALGVLTGVLFQRSANLFQPVVLDQLWWTLAVYALVRLCRSKNPRWWLALGLACGMGLLTKFSILFFGVALFGALLLTKHRWWLFTAWPWAALVIALAVGSPGVVGQVRLGFPVMGSMADLRHSQLAHVDYAGFFAGQLLMIGPAMLLAIAGAVSLLVGRARAFRVAGWACVLAVALLAVLHGKPYYAGPVYPALIGAGAAALGGLRLRFAAPALRWGVVAAMVVGGLYILPLGIPILPPPTMAAYSRAARLEEANRNNRGEMERLPQDYADMLEWEDQVRQIARVYRSLPPEKRAKAVIFPGNYGEAAAVDFYGPRYGLPPAVSDAGTYWFFGPGRLPGEVLITIGKPAGDLRPYFRTVTSHGWIDNPWWVREERHNTIYVAEGPLPSLGSLQAIWPKLSGRQ